From a single Ignavibacteria bacterium genomic region:
- a CDS encoding cysteine desulfurase, which produces MTLDIQKIRSHFPILNQTVHGKPLVYLDNAATTQKPQVVIDALTDYYTNYNSNIHRGVHHLSQIATDKYEQAREKIRTFINAPKTEEVILLRGTTEAINLVANTWGTQNIKQGDQIIITQMEHHSNIVPWQLLAQRTGATLKAIPVNDNGELILEEYKKLLNNKTKLVAVVHASNTLGTINPVKEITQLAHDAGAKVLIDGAQAVQHLKIDIQDIGCDFYTFSGHKLYAPTGIGVLWAKQQILEQMPPWQGGGDMILSVTLEKTIYNQIPYKFEAGTPNIADTIALGTAIDYINTIGIQNIAQYENQLYQYALEKLLPIPGLTLIGNAPHKTAVFSFKLEGIHPHDVGTILDLEGIAIRTGHMCTQPVMQRFGVPALSRISLAYYNTKHEIDLAARAINKVIEVFNS; this is translated from the coding sequence ACACTCGACATCCAGAAAATACGCAGCCATTTCCCAATCCTCAACCAAACCGTCCACGGGAAACCACTCGTTTACCTCGACAACGCAGCAACAACCCAAAAGCCGCAAGTCGTCATAGACGCACTCACAGACTATTACACAAACTACAACTCAAACATCCACCGCGGAGTCCACCACCTCAGCCAAATCGCAACCGACAAATACGAACAGGCCAGAGAAAAAATCCGCACCTTCATCAACGCGCCAAAAACAGAAGAAGTCATCCTCCTCCGAGGAACAACCGAAGCCATAAACCTCGTCGCCAACACCTGGGGAACACAAAACATAAAACAAGGCGACCAGATAATCATCACCCAAATGGAGCACCACTCCAACATCGTCCCGTGGCAGCTCCTCGCACAACGAACAGGAGCAACCCTCAAAGCAATCCCCGTCAACGACAACGGCGAACTCATACTCGAGGAATACAAAAAACTCCTCAACAACAAAACAAAACTCGTAGCCGTAGTCCACGCATCCAACACACTCGGCACAATAAACCCCGTAAAAGAAATAACACAACTCGCACACGACGCCGGAGCAAAAGTCCTCATCGACGGCGCACAGGCAGTCCAGCACCTCAAAATCGACATCCAGGACATCGGCTGCGACTTCTACACCTTCTCCGGACACAAACTCTACGCCCCAACAGGCATCGGAGTCCTCTGGGCAAAACAACAAATCCTCGAACAAATGCCCCCGTGGCAAGGAGGCGGCGACATGATACTCTCCGTCACACTCGAAAAAACCATTTACAACCAAATACCCTACAAATTCGAGGCAGGAACACCAAACATCGCCGACACCATCGCACTCGGAACAGCAATCGACTACATAAACACAATCGGCATCCAAAACATCGCACAATACGAAAACCAACTCTACCAATATGCCCTCGAAAAACTCCTCCCAATACCCGGACTTACCCTCATCGGTAACGCCCCCCACAAAACAGCAGTATTCTCATTCAAACTCGAAGGCATACACCCCCACGACGTCGGAACAATACTCGACCTCGAAGGAATCGCAATAAGAACAGGACACATGTGCACACAACCCGTAATGCAGCGGTTCGGCGTCCCCGCACTCTCCCGAATCTCACTCGCATACTATAACACAAAACACGAAATCGACCTCGCAGCCCGTGCAATCAACAAAGTAATAGAAGTTTTCAACTCATGA